The Verrucomicrobiota bacterium genome includes a region encoding these proteins:
- the modA gene encoding molybdate ABC transporter substrate-binding protein, translating to MINYLSAILLVSVTILGGFPLVAATVTVFAAASLTDSLKEIAAAYEKPSGDKIVFNFAASGPLARQIEAGAPADLFFSADEAKMDTLEKQGLIVKETRRSRLSNLLVLVTLTDSSLTIASPRDLATPGVKRLALGDPKTVPAGTYAKEYLTKLELWSGVEKKIIPCESVRAVLAAVESGNVDAGMVYKTDAAISGKVKVAFKVSANDGPKISYPLALVKDSRQPVAARKFLDHLTGPEADKVFLRRGFILLPAEAKQ from the coding sequence ATGATAAACTACCTTTCAGCAATACTGCTGGTGAGCGTGACCATTTTAGGCGGATTTCCACTCGTAGCCGCCACCGTGACTGTCTTCGCCGCTGCGAGCCTGACCGATTCGCTCAAGGAAATCGCCGCCGCCTATGAAAAGCCGTCCGGCGACAAGATCGTATTCAACTTTGCCGCGTCGGGCCCATTGGCGCGTCAGATTGAAGCGGGCGCGCCTGCCGACCTCTTTTTCTCCGCCGACGAGGCCAAGATGGACACACTTGAGAAGCAAGGGTTGATCGTCAAGGAAACCCGCCGGAGCCGGCTTTCAAACCTCCTCGTTTTGGTGACCCTGACCGACAGTTCCTTGACCATTGCTTCGCCCAGGGACCTGGCAACGCCGGGCGTGAAGCGCCTCGCGTTGGGCGATCCCAAGACCGTGCCGGCCGGCACTTATGCCAAAGAGTATCTCACGAAACTGGAATTGTGGTCGGGCGTGGAAAAGAAAATCATCCCTTGCGAAAGCGTGCGCGCGGTGCTGGCGGCGGTCGAATCCGGCAACGTGGACGCGGGCATGGTGTACAAGACGGACGCCGCCATTTCCGGCAAGGTGAAGGTCGCGTTTAAAGTGTCCGCGAACGACGGCCCAAAAATCAGTTACCCGCTGGCGCTGGTAAAAGATTCCCGGCAGCCGGTGGCGGCCAGGAAATTTCTGGACCATCTCACCGGCCCGGAGGCGGACAAGGTTTTCCTTCGCCGCGGGTTCATCCTTTTGCCGGCGGAAGCGAAGCAATGA
- a CDS encoding TOBE domain-containing protein gives MKLSARNVIQGKIKSIKKGPISTLVVLEIAPNVEIVSVVTSEGAGSLKLKKGQTAYAIVKASNVMIGVD, from the coding sequence ATGAAACTAAGTGCCCGTAACGTCATCCAAGGCAAAATCAAGAGCATCAAAAAGGGACCGATCAGCACGCTAGTCGTGCTCGAAATCGCCCCCAACGTGGAAATCGTCTCCGTCGTCACCAGTGAGGGAGCCGGCTCGCTCAAGTTGAAGAAGGGACAAACCGCTTATGCCATCGTCAAAGCGTCCAATGTCATGATTGGCGTGGATTGA